In the genome of Natronomonas salina, the window CAGTTCAACTGACCGCTCAGCGGTTCTCGGCGGTTTCGACGATCAACTCGAGCGACCGCTCCAGGACCTCGCGCTGCTCGTCGCTCGGCCAGGCGTTCCGCGGGAAGTACTCCTCCCGGAACTCCGCGCGCTCGGCGGGGGTGGCGGCCTCGATGGGCTTGGCGTAGTGGTTGCTCATGAAGTCCGCGAAGTCGTGGGCGGTCTCGCCGTGGACGTCGCCGTGCTCGGCGGCGACGGTCTCGGCGACGGCGCGGTTGTGCGCCTCGACGGCGTCCCAGTCGTCGCCGCTGCCGGTCCCCGAGAGCGTCACCTCGACCGCGCGGTCGGTGTCGTCGATGCGCTCGACCTGGACGACGCCGTCCTCGAGCCACGCCTCGGGGTGGAGGACGAGCGTCTCGTTGGTGTCCTCCTCGCGGACGCGGGCGGTGTAGCCGTGCTCGGCCAGGATCTCCGCCCGCTCCGCGAGATAGGCCGCCCGCTCGTTCTCGTCGACCGCCTCGCGTGCGCGGTGGGTCAGCGTGGCCGCGCGGTCGACGACGGTGTCGGGGAGCGTCGCCTCGTCGCTGTCGTCGGGTTCGTCGGTGTCGTTCGGTGCGTCACTCATCGAGTGCTTCGTTCGCCAGTTCGTCCGCGCGCTCGTTTATCTCCCGCGGAACGTGGTCGAGGGACCAGTCGTCGAAGCGCTCGAGCAGTTCGCGGACCCGGACGCGTTTCTCCCGGAGTTCGGGGTCGTTGGCGTCCCACTCGCCTCGGACCTGCTTGACGATGAGCTGGGAGTCGCCCTTCACGACCACCTCGTCGAAGCCGAAGTCGGCGGCGGCCTCCAGGGCGCGGGTCAGCGCCTCGTACTCGGCCTGGTTGTTCGTCGCCCGGCCGATGGTCTCGCCGCCCTCGGCGGCGATGCCGTCGCCGGTGACGATGACCCACCCGACCGCCGAGGGGCCGGGGTTGCCGCGGCAGGCCCCGTCGAAGTAGACGTGCGCGCGGCCGCCGCCCCCCTGCAGCAGGCCGACCAGCCGCGCGGGCTGGCCCCCCTGGACGACGACCTTGTCGTCGTAGGCGACCGCCGTCGCGTCCGCGTGGCTCGCCCGCCACAGTTCGTGGTCGGTGTTGCCGGGGAGTACGTCGATTCCGGCCGCTTCAAGCCGCTCGCGTGCGCGCTCGGGGTCGCAGTCGATGACCGGCATCGTTCGTCCGTCCCGCCTACCCGGTTTTAGCTGTTCCGGTATCCGGCCCTTTCCTCAGGTAACCCTGGCTTTCACCCCGCTGCCCTCCGGCGATTCGTGTAAGGTACCATTAGGTGTTGCCGAGATTTTAAGGACTCCGGAGGACTGACTATAAAAATGCGATGACACGGCCCACCCGCCAACGGGAGCGCACACGCCACGACGAGGGCGAGACCTCCGAGGAGGAGACCGGATCCCAGGAGACGGTCTGTCCGGAGTGCTCGTCAGACAACATCGTCAAGGACGCCGACAGGGGTGAGATGGTCTGCGACGACTGTGGGCTCGTCGTCGAGGAGGACCACATCGACCCCGGCCCGGAGTGGCGCGCCTTCAACCACTCCGAGCGACAGGAGAAGTCCCGCGTCGGGGCCCCCACGACCCAGACGATGCACGACAAGGGACTGACGACGACCATCGACTGGAAGGACAAGGACGCCTACGGCCGCTCGATCTCTTCGAAGAAGCGCTCGCAGATGCACCGCCTCCGGAAGTGGCAGGAGCGGATCCGGACGAAGGACGCCGGCGAGCGCAACCTCCAGTTCGCCCTCTCGGAGATCGACCGCATGGCCTCCGCGCTGGGCGTGCCGCGCTCGGTGCGGGAGGTCTCCTCGGTCATCTACCGCCGCGCCCTCGACGACGACCTCATCCGCGGGCGCTCCATCGAGGGCGTCGCCACCGCCGCGCTGTACGCCGCCTGTCGCAAGGAGGGCATCCCGCGCTCCCTCGAGGAGATCAGCGAGGTCTCCCGGGTCGAACGCAAGGAGATCGGCCGCACCTACCGCTACATCTCCCAGGAGCTCGGCCTCGAGATGGAGCCCGTCGACCCCAAGAAGTACGTCCCGCGGTTCTGCTCGGAGCTCGAACTCTCCGAGGAGGTCCAGTCGAAAGCCCACGAGATCATCGAGACGACCGCCGAGAAGGGGCTGCTCTCCGGGAAGTCGCCGACCGGCTACGCCGCCGCGGCCATCTACGCCGCGTCGCTGCTCTGCAACGAGAAGAAGACCCAGCGCGAAGTCGCGGACGTCGCGCAGGTGACCGAGGTCACCATCCGCAACCGCTACCAGGAGCAGATCGAGGCGATGGGGATCCACTCCTAGGCCGCCCCGATCCTCTTCGAATCGGTCTCCCCGAGCAGTGACCGCTCGGATCGACCTGCTCTCGACGCCAGACTTCCGCAGCCGAGGGGACTTTCAGCCTGCGAACCGATACCACAGTCGATGGGCGACTCCCAGGAATCCGGCGAGGGTACCCCGGGCGAGGTGAACGGCCACCCTGCCGGCTGGGTTCCCGCCGGAGAGCCCGAGCCGGCGAACGACGCGGAGGCGAGCTCGGCGGAGCCTCCCGACGAGTCCGGCGACTCGCTGGACGCCCTCGTCCGGACGGCCTTCGACCTCCTGCCGACGCAGGTCGCGGTGCTCGACGGCGAGGGCACCATCCGCCACACCAACCGGACCTGGGCCGCCTTCGGCGAGGCCAACGACCTGGAGGGCCCGGTCGACACGGTCGGCGTCAACTACCTCGAGGTCTGCGACGGCAGCGACGACGAGCACGCCGACCGCGCCGCCGCGGGCATCCGGTCCGTCCTGGAGGGCGACGGCGGCCCGTTCTCGATGGAGTACCCCTGCCACGGCCCCGACGAGCTCCGCTGGTTCGTCATGTGGGCCCGCGGCTTCGACCGCGACGGCGAGCGCTACGCGGTCGTGGTCCACCTGGACGTCACCGCCCGGAAGCTCTCGGAGCTCGCCGTCGAGCGGCGCAACGCCGAGCTCCAGGCGGTCAACCGCATCGGCGAACTCGTCCGCGAGATCGTCGCCTCGCTCGGCCGCGCGACGACCCGCGCGGAGGTCGAGCGGAGCGTCTGCGAGCGGTTGACCACCGACGGCGCCTACGCGGCCGCAGCGGTCGTCGACCCCACGCCGACCGACGACGGGTTCACCGTCAGGGAGCGGTCAGTCGCGGCCGACGCCGGCGACCCGCCCGCCGCCGCCCACGTGGACGAGCGGACCGCGGCGGTCGTCCGGGCCGCCCTCGACGCCGGCGAGACGCGCGTCGACCGCGAGCGGTCAGCGCCGGCCTCGACCGACGACGACCGCGACCCCGCCGTCGCGGCCGTGCCGCTCCGACACCGCGAGGCCGTCTACGGCGTCCTCGCCGTGACGGGCCGCCGTCCGGACGCCTTCGACGAGCGCGAGGCCGCCGCCTTCGACGTCCTCGGGGAGAGCGCCGGCTTCGCCGTCCATGCCGTCGAGACCGAGCGGTTCCTCCACGCCGACGAGACGCTCGAACTCCGCTTCCGGCTCCGCGAGGACGCCCTGCCGTTCTTCTCCTCCCTCGGCGCCGGGGAGGACGCCGAGGTCGAGTTCAGCGACGTCGTCCCCGGAGGCGACGGCGCCGTGGTCGTGTACGCCAGCGTCGGCGGCGTCCCGGCCGCGGCGGTCGAGTCGCGGGCGGCCGACCACGACGCCGTCGAATCCGTCCGCGTGATCGACGCCGGGGGCGACGAGGCGCCGGGGCGGCTGGAGTTCCGGTACCGGCCGCCGTCGCCGGTCCACGACGTCGTCGCGGCCGGGGGCGCGGTCCGGTCCTGCACCGTCGCGGCCGACGGCGGCCTCCTCGTCGCAGAGGTCGACGACGCGGCGACGATGCGCGCCGTCGTCGACGCCGTCGCGGGCGACGCCGACCTCGTCGGGAAGCGCGGTCGGAGCACGGCGGACGACGGCCCGCGAGGTGGCGAGGCGGCGATCGACGCCGGCCTCACCGACCGGCAGCGCGACGCGCTCGTCGCCGCCCACCGTGGCGGTTACTACGAGTGGCCCAGTCGGGACAGCAACGCCGAGGAGCTGGCGGCGGCCATGGACGTCGCGCCGCAGACGTTCCACGAGCATCTGCGGCGCGCCGAGGCGAAGGTCGTCGACCGGTTCGTCGAGGACGGGCTGGCGCGCCGGACGCCCGACCCAGAGTAATCAGGGCTCGCGTTGAGGTCGGCTCGACCCCTCAGCTCACCTACAATGAGGGACCACAGTAACGAACCCGGTGACGCGATCGGTGCGTTCGCCCACCAGCGCCGCCGAGAGACGCTATCCGCGTTGGCCGACCGCGAGCCGCCGGTGCCGCTTCATGAGCTCGCCGCGGCCGTCGACGAGGCGGAGTCGGACGACGGCTTCGTCGGCGAGCCGGCCACGGACGGGAGGACGTCGGAGGAGAGCGACCCCTCGGACGGGGGCGGTCGCGGGGGACCGCCGACAGCGTATCGCGATCGAACTCTACCACGTCCACCTCCCGAGGCTCGACGACGCCGGCCTGGTCTCGTTCGACCCGGCCTCGAAGCTGGTCGAGGACTGGCGGTCGAACATGCTGCTCGACGCGGTGTAGCCGGCGTCCAGCGCTCTCGAGCCGGCGTCGAAGGTCCACTTTCACCGCGCCGTCGAACGGTTGAAGGCCACGCGGGGAGTAGGAGGGACGAATGCGCCTCGACGAGTACGTTGACGACCTCGACCGCGACGAGTCGGTCGAACTGCGGAAGCTCGCCGAGGAGAAGTCCTACGCCGTCACGGACTACATCGACGACGCCCGGACGCGCTTCGACGAGACGCTCTCGGACGACACGCTCGTCGGCTCCACGGCGCCCTCGGTGTTCGTCGGTCGCTCCTCGTACCCGCGGGTCTCCGCCGGCCTGCTGGCGCCCGTCGGCGACGAGGACGACGCCGAGGGGTACGTCACCAGCGGCGACTGGTACCGGCAGGGCTTCGACATCGACGACGTCTTCCAGAAGCGGACCGGCCTGCTGAACTCCACGCGTCGGTCGAACGTCGACGTCGAGGACGTCTGGGACGGCTTCGTCGGCACCCAGCGGGAGGTCGCCATCGCCGACCGCCCCGTCGACGTCGAGCTCGGCCTCGACGACAGGCCGGGCTTCGGCCTCGACGGCTCCCTCGAAGATATCGCCGCGCCGCGGGGCCCCCGCGCCAGCGCCGAGCGCGCGCAGGTGACCGAGAACCCCCACGTTCCCCGCGCCATCGAGAAGACGCTCTCGGACGACGACTGGCGCGCCGAGGGCGCGATGACCTACCTCTACCGCCGCGGCTTCGACGTCTACGACATCAACAACGTGCTCTCGGTCGGCGCGCTCGGGCAGGGCGAGAACCGCCGGCTGGTCCCGACGCGGTGGTCGATCACCGCCGTCGACGACACCGTCGGGAAGTACCTCCGCGGCACCATCCGCAACGCCTCGACCATCGACCGGACGATGGTCTGGCACAACAGCTACGTCGGCAACGACTACTGGGTGATCGCGACGCCCGGCGACTGGGAGTTCGAGCTCGTCGAGCTGAAGGCGCCGGGCTCCATCTGGAATCCGGACCCCGACGGCCAGCTCTACATGGCCGCCGACAGCGAGGGGTTCGAGGGCCGCACCGAGTACGTCGACGAGACCTCCGGGGCCTACTACGCCTCCCGGCTGGGCGTCCTCGAGGAGCTCGCCGACCGCGACCGGCAGGCGAAGGTGCTCGTCATCCGCCACGCCACCAACGAGTACTGGGCGCCGGTCGGCGTCTGGCAGATCCGCGAGTCGATCCGGAACGCCTTCGACGCCGAGCCCGCGGTCGCCGAGACGCTCCACCAGGCCGTCCGCCAGCTCGTCCCGCAGCTCCCGGTCTCGCTGACCGACCTCCGCCGGAAGTCGACGATGGCCGCGGGCATCCAGTCGGACCTCTCGGCGTTCGGCGGCGGCGCCGGCGGCTCTCGAAGCGACTAAGGCCGCCTCGCCGCTTCCCTCGGATATGCTCCTGCTCTCGGCGGACCTGCTCTCCGGGCCGGCGCTGTTCGTCGCGTTGCTCGCGGTCGCCTTCCTCGTGTTCCCCTGTCTGTACCTCTACATGGCGCTCCGCGAACGGGGCGTCTTCGAGCGAACCCTGGGCCGGGAGTGACCGCGGCCGAGGGGCGTGGTACCGCTCGCCCGCCGAGGGTTTAAGCCGCCGCTCCCGGTCACGACGTGTATGCGAGACCGGCTGGGCCTGCGCGACCGGTTCGATCGGACGATGCGCCGGCTCCGTCGTCGGCTGCGGGGGCTCCGCCGGACCCCGAGACGCCTCCCCCGGGGGCTCCGCCGGCGCCTCGAGGAGACCCGGACCATCGTCCACGTCTCCATCCTGCTGTTCGTGCCGTTCATGGTCGCGCTGCTGACGTACCTCTCTGCCCGGATCGACCAGCTCTCTTTCTTCCTGTTCCCGCCGCTGGCGGCCGGGACCTACGCGCTGTTCGCGAACCCCGAGAGCGAGTACGCCTCGCCGACGCGGTTCGTCGCCGGCCTGACCGCGGGCGCGGTCTGCGCGTGGATCGCGATGGCGATCGCCGTCCGGTTCGTCTACCCGGGGTTGCCGCCGTCGGCCATCGAGGTGGACGCGCCCGGCGCAGCGTTCGCGGTGTTCCTCACCGGCGCCGTCACCTGGGCGCTGGACGTCGAGGAGGCTGCGGCGTTCTCGATGGCGCTGCTCGGGCTGCTCGTCGACCCCGGCGACCAGCTGTCCTTCGTCGTCAGCGTCGTCCTCGCCTCCAGCATCGTCGCCGGGGTCTTCACCGTCTGGCGGGAGCTCTTCTACGAGCAGCGGGCGCGGTACCTCTACCAGTCGATCCGCGGCGACGACCACGTGCTCGTGCCGATGCGCGGCGAGACGTCCGAGGCGACGGCGATGCTCGGCGGCCGCCTGGCCGCCGCCCACGACGCCGGGAAGGTCGTCCTGCTGGACGTCGTCGAGGACGACGAGGCCGACGCCCTGTCCGAGTCCGACGTGGAAGCCGACACCGTCGAGGCGGCGTCGACGGTGCCGACCGACGAGACGGTCGCGGCGACCGCGTCGGACCTCGAGACGCTCGCCGCTCGCGTCGAGGCGACCCTGGATGTCCCCTGTCAGGTCGTCGTCGCGGCGACGGACGGCTCGGTCGCCTCGACGGTCCGGCAGACGGCCCGGGAGACCAACTGCGACCTCATCGCCACGCCCTACGAGACCGACGCCGACGGCGACCTGACGCGGTTCGTCACGCAGTTGCTGGACGCGCGGATGGACGTCCTCGTCCACAAGTCCCACGGTGGCCGGACGGAGTGGCGACGGGTCGTGGTCCCCGTCCGCCGGGCCAGCGACACCGCCCACGCGATGATCGACTTCGCGCTCCGGCTCGTCGGATCGGAGGGCCGCGTCAGCGTCGCCCGCTGTATCGACTCGGACCGGGAGCGCCGGCAGGCCACCGAGATGCTGGCCAACCTCGTGGAGACCGCCGACGGTCGCATCGAGACGCGGGTGGACAAGGCCCCCATCGAGGCGTTCGTCCGCCGCCTCGCGCGGACGAACGACCTCGTCATCGTCGGCGCCAGCCGCGACCGGAGCCGCGCCTCCAGGCTGCTCTCGCCGCCGACCTTCGAGCGCATCGACGACATCGAGACCGACATCGCCATCGTCGACCGACGGCGGTAGCGGCGGCGCTGACCGCCGCCAGCTATCCGCCGCTGGTAGCGCCCCGTCAGACCTGCTCGAAGAAGTCGTCGACGAGGGCGCCGGTGTCCTCGACGATACCCTCCCAGGCCTCGTTGTCGGGAGCGATGCCGACCAGCCGCGCGATCTTCATGATGGAGACGTGGTAGACACGCTGGAGGCCGGGCTCCTCCTCCCAGACGACGAAGTTACAGGGGAACAGCGCGCCCTGCTGCAGCGTTACGTCGAGCGCGCGGTCGGCCATCTCCGGGTTGCAGGCGCCCAGCACGTAGTAGGGGTCGCGGTCGGCGTCAACTTTCTCGTTGAGCAGGTCCGAGGGCGAGAACTCCACTGGGATGCCGAAGCCGGTA includes:
- the nreA gene encoding DNA repair protein NreA; translation: MRLDEYVDDLDRDESVELRKLAEEKSYAVTDYIDDARTRFDETLSDDTLVGSTAPSVFVGRSSYPRVSAGLLAPVGDEDDAEGYVTSGDWYRQGFDIDDVFQKRTGLLNSTRRSNVDVEDVWDGFVGTQREVAIADRPVDVELGLDDRPGFGLDGSLEDIAAPRGPRASAERAQVTENPHVPRAIEKTLSDDDWRAEGAMTYLYRRGFDVYDINNVLSVGALGQGENRRLVPTRWSITAVDDTVGKYLRGTIRNASTIDRTMVWHNSYVGNDYWVIATPGDWEFELVELKAPGSIWNPDPDGQLYMAADSEGFEGRTEYVDETSGAYYASRLGVLEELADRDRQAKVLVIRHATNEYWAPVGVWQIRESIRNAFDAEPAVAETLHQAVRQLVPQLPVSLTDLRRKSTMAAGIQSDLSAFGGGAGGSRSD
- a CDS encoding transcription initiation factor IIB yields the protein MTRPTRQRERTRHDEGETSEEETGSQETVCPECSSDNIVKDADRGEMVCDDCGLVVEEDHIDPGPEWRAFNHSERQEKSRVGAPTTQTMHDKGLTTTIDWKDKDAYGRSISSKKRSQMHRLRKWQERIRTKDAGERNLQFALSEIDRMASALGVPRSVREVSSVIYRRALDDDLIRGRSIEGVATAALYAACRKEGIPRSLEEISEVSRVERKEIGRTYRYISQELGLEMEPVDPKKYVPRFCSELELSEEVQSKAHEIIETTAEKGLLSGKSPTGYAAAAIYAASLLCNEKKTQREVADVAQVTEVTIRNRYQEQIEAMGIHS
- a CDS encoding DUF7344 domain-containing protein produces the protein MSSPRPSTRRSRTTASSASRPRTGGRRRRATPRTGAVAGDRRQRIAIELYHVHLPRLDDAGLVSFDPASKLVEDWRSNMLLDAV
- a CDS encoding DUF302 domain-containing protein — translated: MSLTFDPADVDPEDIGERQTTLEMDHEEAVEHVREVALDTGFGIPVEFSPSDLLNEKVDADRDPYYVLGACNPEMADRALDVTLQQGALFPCNFVVWEEEPGLQRVYHVSIMKIARLVGIAPDNEAWEGIVEDTGALVDDFFEQV
- a CDS encoding HPP family protein, encoding MRDRLGLRDRFDRTMRRLRRRLRGLRRTPRRLPRGLRRRLEETRTIVHVSILLFVPFMVALLTYLSARIDQLSFFLFPPLAAGTYALFANPESEYASPTRFVAGLTAGAVCAWIAMAIAVRFVYPGLPPSAIEVDAPGAAFAVFLTGAVTWALDVEEAAAFSMALLGLLVDPGDQLSFVVSVVLASSIVAGVFTVWRELFYEQRARYLYQSIRGDDHVLVPMRGETSEATAMLGGRLAAAHDAGKVVLLDVVEDDEADALSESDVEADTVEAASTVPTDETVAATASDLETLAARVEATLDVPCQVVVAATDGSVASTVRQTARETNCDLIATPYETDADGDLTRFVTQLLDARMDVLVHKSHGGRTEWRRVVVPVRRASDTAHAMIDFALRLVGSEGRVSVARCIDSDRERRQATEMLANLVETADGRIETRVDKAPIEAFVRRLARTNDLVIVGASRDRSRASRLLSPPTFERIDDIETDIAIVDRRR
- a CDS encoding DUF7108 family protein; this encodes MSDAPNDTDEPDDSDEATLPDTVVDRAATLTHRAREAVDENERAAYLAERAEILAEHGYTARVREEDTNETLVLHPEAWLEDGVVQVERIDDTDRAVEVTLSGTGSGDDWDAVEAHNRAVAETVAAEHGDVHGETAHDFADFMSNHYAKPIEAATPAERAEFREEYFPRNAWPSDEQREVLERSLELIVETAENR
- a CDS encoding bacterio-opsin activator domain-containing protein; this translates as MGDSQESGEGTPGEVNGHPAGWVPAGEPEPANDAEASSAEPPDESGDSLDALVRTAFDLLPTQVAVLDGEGTIRHTNRTWAAFGEANDLEGPVDTVGVNYLEVCDGSDDEHADRAAAGIRSVLEGDGGPFSMEYPCHGPDELRWFVMWARGFDRDGERYAVVVHLDVTARKLSELAVERRNAELQAVNRIGELVREIVASLGRATTRAEVERSVCERLTTDGAYAAAAVVDPTPTDDGFTVRERSVAADAGDPPAAAHVDERTAAVVRAALDAGETRVDRERSAPASTDDDRDPAVAAVPLRHREAVYGVLAVTGRRPDAFDEREAAAFDVLGESAGFAVHAVETERFLHADETLELRFRLREDALPFFSSLGAGEDAEVEFSDVVPGGDGAVVVYASVGGVPAAAVESRAADHDAVESVRVIDAGGDEAPGRLEFRYRPPSPVHDVVAAGGAVRSCTVAADGGLLVAEVDDAATMRAVVDAVAGDADLVGKRGRSTADDGPRGGEAAIDAGLTDRQRDALVAAHRGGYYEWPSRDSNAEELAAAMDVAPQTFHEHLRRAEAKVVDRFVEDGLARRTPDPE
- the rnhA gene encoding ribonuclease HI: MPVIDCDPERARERLEAAGIDVLPGNTDHELWRASHADATAVAYDDKVVVQGGQPARLVGLLQGGGGRAHVYFDGACRGNPGPSAVGWVIVTGDGIAAEGGETIGRATNNQAEYEALTRALEAAADFGFDEVVVKGDSQLIVKQVRGEWDANDPELREKRVRVRELLERFDDWSLDHVPREINERADELANEALDE